ATACCAGTAAAAATGTTGCCAAAGGCATTATCAAAGGGGATCCCTTTTGATGGCTCTTCGATAGAAGGTTTTGCAAGAATAGAAGAATCTGATATGCTTCTTAAACTAAATCCAGAAACATTTACAATTCTTCCTTGGACGAAAAATAACGAAATTAAAATTGGAAAAATCATTTGCGATGTCTATTTAGATGAAAGTCGTCCTTTTGAAGGTGACCCAAGGCTTATTTTAAAAAAGACAATTAAAGAAGCAGAAGAAAAAGGGTTTCTCATGCAAACTGGTGTAGAAGAAGAATTTTTCCTTTTTAGATTGAGAGACGCTAAACCAACAACAGAAATAGTAAGCAACGGAAGTTATTTTGAAATGCTTCCAGAAGATATTGGAGAAAAAACACGATTACTCATAGCTAAAACTCTTGAAGAAATGGGTTTTGAAATAGAAACATCCCACCATGAAGTCTCTCCCTCCCAACATGAAATCGATTTTAAATACGCAGACCCCATTACAACTGCAGATAGAATAATTACTTTTAAGATAGCCGCAAAAACCGTTGCTCTTATCAACGGTTTGTATGCATCATTTATGCCGAAGCCTCTTTTTGGAGTAAACGGTTCAGGAGCACATACAAACATCTCTGTTACTAACGGAAACGGTAGGAATTTATTTTTTGACAAAACAAAAGAATTTGAACTTTCAGATACGGCAAGGTATTTTATCGGAGGTATTTTTAAACACATAGATGCAATAACAGCAATAGCAAACCCCTTAGTTAACTCCTATAAAAGAATAGTCCCCGGTTTTGAAGCACCTGTTTATGTATCCTGGGCAGTTAAAAATAGAAGTGCTCTTGTAAGAGTCCCTCAAGCAGATGAAGGCTCAAAGAGAATTGAATTTAGAAGTCCAGACCCAACCGCAAACCCCTATCTTCTCTTCGCAGTCTTATTAAAAGCAGGATTAGATGGTATTGAAAATGAAATTGACCCAGGAGAACCAGCAAACGAAATAAACATCTTCGAAGAAAATGAAAAGCACCCCGATAAATTCAAAACCCTTCCGTCAACGCTTAAAGAAGCAATTACAGCGCTTAAAAACGATGAACTTATAAAAGAAGTTCTTGGAAGTGTTGTATTTGAAAAATACGTGCAAGCAAAAGAAACTGAATGGAACGAATACAGAATAAGCATAACAGATTGGGAGATAAAGAACCAATTTTATCTATATTAACATAGCCTATCCAACTAATAATAAAACTATGGTATAATAAATTGCTATGAAAAAGTTTTCTATTGTAATACCTGCACACAATGAGGAAAAGTTTATTGAAGAAACGCTATTACACCTTGAGAATATTGGGTATCCTATAGACTTATTTGAAGTTATAGTTGTAGAAAATGGCTCAACTGACAAAACATTACAAATTGCAAAAAAATTTGAGAATGCAAATTTCAGAATATTTTCAATTACCGAAAAGGGTGTATCAATTGCAAGGAATTTTGGAGCAAAAAATATTAGTTTAGACTCCGAATGGATTATTTTCCTTGACGCAGATACACATTTAGAGAAAGGCTTTTTAAATGATTTAAACGATTTTTTAACCAAACACGAACATAAAAACCTTTCAGTTGGCACAACTTCACTTTTGCCTAATAAAAAAGGGTTGTATCCCTTTTTGTGGTTTAAATTTTACGATTTAGCACATTTGTTGCTACATGCTTCTTTAAGTATCCAAATTGTTAAAAAAGATGTGTTTTTTAAGGTTTGGTATGATGAAACTCTTCAGTACACTGAAGATTGGAAAATGATGAAAGAGGCAGAAAAATTTGGTAAGTTCTTTTTTATGAAAACAGACAAGGTAATTACTTCAACAAGAAGATTCGATAGTGTAGGTTGGTTTAAGCAATTAGCACTATTCACCTTTTGGGGCATTATGCCTGAAAAATATAAAAAGAAAGTAAAATACGAGGTAATAAGATGAGGATTCTACTTGTAAACGATGATGGAATATACGCAAAGGGTATAAAAACTCTTGCTAAATTTTTAAGAGAGTTAGGTGAAGTTGTTGTAGTTGCTCCAGATAGACAAAAAAGTGCCGCAGGCCACTCTCTTACAATAAACGATGTCTTATTAATTAAAGAAGTGAAGCTTGATGATGATTTTGAAGGAATTTCCGTTGTTGATGGGACACCAACTGATTGCGTGCTTGTTGGACTAAAGGATATTATGAAAAATAATCCCCCTGATTTTGTTGTGTCAGGAATAAACCATGGAGCAAACCTTGGGGGAGATATCCTATATTCTGGAACTGTTTCAGGGGCATTAGAAGGACTTGCAAATGGCTTTAAGTCGGTAGCAATTTCGTTAGATATAAAAGGAGACGATGGCTACTTTGAGACTGCAGCAAAAATTGCAGTAAAGATCCTTTTAACTAGCGAACTCTTCAGTGGAATAGTTGAGGAAAGATCAATTCTAAATGTGAATGTGCCAAATGTAAAATACGAAGATTTAAAAGGCTTTAAAATCACAAGGCAAGGAAAAGTCCAATACGAAAATTACCTTGAGAAGTATACAAATCCTCATGGAAAAATATTCTATTGGATTGGAGGCGATAGGCCTGCCTTTGAACTTGAAGACGATACAGATTCTTTTGCAATTGCGCACAATTATGTTTCGATAACTCCAATTAATATTGACCTTACAAACTATTCTTATATAAACAAGTTAAAAAAGAACATAGAGAAGTTAAACTTTTAGAGTTTAAATTTTAAAAAAAGGGGGAGAAATTTTCCCCCACTTTTTACATATTTCTTGAAAGTGCTCTTAAACGCCTTATTCTTTCTTCAATTGGAGGATGGGTTGCAAAAAGTTTTTCTAAATTTCCAAAAGGATTAGAGATGAACATGTGGGCAGTTGCTTCACTTGCTACTCTCATCGGCTTTGTGTAACTTCCTATTTTCTCAAGAGCAGAAGCAAGTGCCTCTGGGTCCCTTATAATATATGCACCAGTTGCATCTGCTAAAAATTCCCTCTGCCGAGAGATAGCAGAACGAATCAACATAACTATTAAAGGAGCAAGGATTGAAAGAACCAATCCTATTATTAAAAATATAACGTTTCCACCCTCGTCTCTTTCTCTTCTTCTTCCACCGATACCCCAAAACATACTTCTAAGCATCACATCACGAGCAAGGATGATAAGTCCAGCTACAATTCCTACTACCGTCATAAGAAGGATATCTCTATTTCTAATATGGGCAGTTTCATGGGAAACTACCCCTTGCAACTC
This genomic window from Caldisericaceae bacterium contains:
- the htpX gene encoding zinc metalloprotease HtpX, which encodes MFMANKTLYELQSENVRKTYFFLFVFSLILFLIGYFFVWYFNWGTTGIIILGAIIFLYNWIAYENSDKIALSSVNAIPADPSQYYVLHNVVEEVSMAAGIPKPKVYIMNEAQPNAFATGKDQNHAAICVTTGLLSITNREELQGVVSHETAHIRNRDILLMTVVGIVAGLIILARDVMLRSMFWGIGGRRRERDEGGNVIFLIIGLVLSILAPLIVMLIRSAISRQREFLADATGAYIIRDPEALASALEKIGSYTKPMRVASEATAHMFISNPFGNLEKLFATHPPIEERIRRLRALSRNM
- the surE gene encoding 5'/3'-nucleotidase SurE, which produces MRILLVNDDGIYAKGIKTLAKFLRELGEVVVVAPDRQKSAAGHSLTINDVLLIKEVKLDDDFEGISVVDGTPTDCVLVGLKDIMKNNPPDFVVSGINHGANLGGDILYSGTVSGALEGLANGFKSVAISLDIKGDDGYFETAAKIAVKILLTSELFSGIVEERSILNVNVPNVKYEDLKGFKITRQGKVQYENYLEKYTNPHGKIFYWIGGDRPAFELEDDTDSFAIAHNYVSITPINIDLTNYSYINKLKKNIEKLNF
- the glnA gene encoding type I glutamate--ammonia ligase, with amino-acid sequence MEDILKITSEEGVDIIWLQFTDILGFPKLVEIPVKMLPKALSKGIPFDGSSIEGFARIEESDMLLKLNPETFTILPWTKNNEIKIGKIICDVYLDESRPFEGDPRLILKKTIKEAEEKGFLMQTGVEEEFFLFRLRDAKPTTEIVSNGSYFEMLPEDIGEKTRLLIAKTLEEMGFEIETSHHEVSPSQHEIDFKYADPITTADRIITFKIAAKTVALINGLYASFMPKPLFGVNGSGAHTNISVTNGNGRNLFFDKTKEFELSDTARYFIGGIFKHIDAITAIANPLVNSYKRIVPGFEAPVYVSWAVKNRSALVRVPQADEGSKRIEFRSPDPTANPYLLFAVLLKAGLDGIENEIDPGEPANEINIFEENEKHPDKFKTLPSTLKEAITALKNDELIKEVLGSVVFEKYVQAKETEWNEYRISITDWEIKNQFYLY
- a CDS encoding glycosyltransferase family 2 protein produces the protein MKKFSIVIPAHNEEKFIEETLLHLENIGYPIDLFEVIVVENGSTDKTLQIAKKFENANFRIFSITEKGVSIARNFGAKNISLDSEWIIFLDADTHLEKGFLNDLNDFLTKHEHKNLSVGTTSLLPNKKGLYPFLWFKFYDLAHLLLHASLSIQIVKKDVFFKVWYDETLQYTEDWKMMKEAEKFGKFFFMKTDKVITSTRRFDSVGWFKQLALFTFWGIMPEKYKKKVKYEVIR